One Lentisphaerota bacterium DNA window includes the following coding sequences:
- a CDS encoding PqqD family protein gives MTYLQKKDVVARSVAGEHLLIPVQGCTASVYTLNGVGRWLWALIETPRTEEDLDAAIVARYHIPRETACADVRRFLSDLTRMGLVEKQG, from the coding sequence ATGACGTACCTCCAGAAGAAAGACGTGGTGGCCCGCTCGGTGGCCGGCGAGCATCTGCTGATCCCCGTGCAGGGGTGTACCGCCAGCGTGTATACCTTGAACGGCGTCGGCCGATGGCTCTGGGCGCTGATTGAGACCCCCCGCACGGAGGAGGATCTCGATGCGGCGATCGTCGCACGGTATCACATTCCGCGCGAAACGGCCTGCGCGGACGTGCGGCGATTTCTGAGTGATTTGACGCGGATGGGGCTGGTGGAGAAACAGGGTTGA